One stretch of Pseudoramibacter sp. DNA includes these proteins:
- a CDS encoding ABC transporter ATP-binding protein, with translation MKKLFEYLKDYRRDAVMAPTFKLLEAFFDLLVPLVVAKIIDVGIAQNNHPYIYKMVGLMFILAGAGLASSITAQFFAARSSVGCVTDMRQGLFDHIQKFSYSELDQVGTDTLITRLTSDMQQVQNGLNMALRLLLRSPIIVLGSMVMAFTIDVKCALVFVVAIPILSLVVFLIMRTSIPMFRNLQKKLDILLGNTRENLTGVRVVRAFGREGDAVREFDQNNSDMTRYAERVGRLSALLNPLTYAIVNMATIVLIQVGALRVNLGVIQQGQVVALYNYMAQMIIELIKFAQLLVLINRSIACAERIQGVFDIQPSMAFPDKKESVFKNPQSDTAVVFDHVTFTYESGGAPALEDISFQVKKGQTIGIIGGTGSGKSTLVNLIPRFYDATEGKVSVFGQNVRDYPEGKLNAQIGYVPQRVTLFQGSVSDNLSWGKENASEAEMNQALATAQVKDVIDQKAGGLKFKLQQNGRNLSGGQRQRLTIARALVRNPEILIMDDSASALDFATDAALRRAIHQLHHNMTVFIVSQRTASVMDADQILVLDEGKLVGQGTHDELLAQNRIYQEIYYSQFPKEEQTGGEEA, from the coding sequence GGTGGTGGCGAAGATCATCGATGTGGGGATTGCCCAGAACAACCATCCCTATATTTACAAGATGGTGGGTTTGATGTTCATCCTGGCAGGCGCTGGACTGGCCAGCAGTATCACAGCGCAATTTTTTGCCGCGCGCTCCAGCGTCGGCTGCGTGACCGATATGCGCCAGGGACTGTTTGACCACATTCAGAAGTTTTCCTACAGCGAACTGGATCAAGTCGGAACGGATACGTTAATTACACGTTTGACCAGCGATATGCAGCAGGTGCAGAACGGCCTGAACATGGCGCTGAGGCTGCTTTTAAGAAGCCCGATCATCGTGCTGGGGTCGATGGTGATGGCCTTTACCATCGATGTCAAATGTGCCCTCGTTTTTGTCGTGGCCATTCCGATTTTGAGCCTTGTGGTGTTTCTCATCATGCGCACTTCTATTCCGATGTTCCGGAATCTTCAGAAAAAATTGGATATCCTTTTGGGCAATACTCGGGAAAATCTCACCGGGGTTCGTGTGGTGCGCGCCTTTGGACGCGAAGGAGATGCGGTCAGAGAATTTGATCAGAACAACAGCGACATGACCCGCTATGCTGAAAGGGTTGGCCGTTTGTCGGCGCTGCTCAATCCGCTGACCTACGCCATTGTAAATATGGCGACGATCGTCCTGATTCAGGTCGGGGCGCTTCGGGTTAACCTTGGCGTCATTCAGCAGGGACAGGTCGTGGCACTGTACAATTACATGGCCCAGATGATCATCGAACTCATCAAATTTGCGCAGTTGTTGGTGCTCATCAACCGCTCCATCGCCTGTGCAGAACGGATACAGGGCGTCTTTGACATCCAGCCGAGCATGGCCTTCCCGGATAAAAAGGAATCTGTTTTTAAAAATCCGCAGTCAGATACGGCGGTTGTTTTCGATCATGTGACCTTTACCTACGAAAGCGGCGGGGCTCCGGCCTTGGAAGATATCAGTTTTCAAGTGAAGAAAGGTCAGACGATTGGCATTATCGGCGGCACCGGATCGGGAAAATCCACATTGGTGAATCTTATTCCGCGGTTTTACGATGCGACTGAAGGTAAAGTCAGTGTCTTCGGCCAGAACGTGCGGGATTATCCCGAAGGAAAACTCAACGCGCAGATTGGCTATGTGCCGCAGCGGGTCACCTTGTTTCAGGGTTCGGTTTCGGATAATTTAAGCTGGGGGAAAGAAAATGCCAGCGAAGCTGAAATGAATCAGGCCTTGGCGACGGCTCAGGTGAAAGATGTCATAGATCAGAAAGCAGGCGGCCTGAAGTTTAAGCTTCAGCAAAACGGCCGGAATCTTTCAGGCGGGCAGCGCCAGCGGCTGACCATTGCCCGGGCGCTTGTGAGAAATCCTGAAATTCTCATCATGGACGACAGCGCCAGTGCCCTCGATTTTGCGACCGATGCGGCACTGCGCCGCGCCATTCATCAGCTGCATCACAACATGACGGTCTTTATCGTGTCTCAGCGGACGGCCAGTGTCATGGATGCCGATCAGATTTTGGTGCTCGATGAAGGCAAATTGGTCGGTCAGGGCACCCACGATGAACTGCTGGCTCAAAACCGCATTTATCAGGAAATTTATTATTCTCAGTTTCCCAAGGAAGAACAGACAGGGGGTGAAGAAGCATGA